A part of Campylobacter ureolyticus ACS-301-V-Sch3b genomic DNA contains:
- a CDS encoding DMT family transporter, whose translation MHSFALLISGALEIFGIFLNSRFPKFRGYRKYIVFSVIMANFGLSLLFLRFAMKAMPMSVAYAIWTAIGAIGAVGIGIVFDNEKFSFKKAFYLALIVFSVIMLKIL comes from the coding sequence ATGCATAGTTTTGCCCTTTTAATTTCTGGTGCTTTGGAAATTTTTGGTATTTTTCTAAATTCTAGGTTTCCAAAATTTAGAGGATATAGAAAATATATAGTTTTTAGTGTAATTATGGCAAATTTCGGTCTTTCACTTCTTTTTTTAAGATTTGCTATGAAGGCAATGCCAATGAGTGTAGCTTATGCTATCTGGACGGCAATTGGAGCAATAGGGGCAGTAGGAATTGGCATAGTTTTTGATAATGAGAAATTTAGTTTTAAAAAAGCTTTTTATTTAGCTTTAATAGTATTTAGTGTTATAATGCTAAAAATTTTATAA
- the kdsA gene encoding 3-deoxy-8-phosphooctulonate synthase gives MILIAGPCVIESRDLIFKVANKLVKFNEDKRLDFYFKSSFDKANRTSIKSFRGPGLEEGLKILSEVKSKFGFKILTDIHESYQAKPVSEVADVLQIPAFLCRQTDLLVAAAKTETIVNIKKGQFLAPDQMKHSVKKVLETRGVDESGFEVAKNNGVWLCERGSTFGYGNLVVDMRSLPIMREFAPVIFDATHSVQMPGGLDGKSGGDARFVPYLARAAAAVGVDGFFYETHLNPCEALCDGPNMLNLKELEKVVEQTLKIREILSEK, from the coding sequence ATGATTTTAATAGCAGGACCGTGTGTAATTGAAAGTAGGGATTTGATATTTAAAGTTGCCAATAAGCTTGTTAAATTTAACGAAGATAAAAGGCTTGATTTTTATTTTAAAAGTAGTTTTGATAAGGCAAATAGAACAAGCATTAAAAGCTTTAGAGGTCCAGGACTTGAAGAGGGACTTAAAATTTTAAGTGAAGTTAAAAGTAAGTTTGGTTTTAAAATTTTAACAGATATTCATGAAAGTTATCAAGCAAAACCAGTAAGTGAAGTAGCTGATGTTTTGCAAATTCCAGCATTTTTATGTCGCCAAACAGATTTATTAGTTGCAGCTGCAAAAACTGAGACAATCGTAAATATCAAAAAAGGACAATTTTTAGCGCCAGATCAGATGAAGCATAGTGTTAAAAAAGTTCTTGAAACTCGTGGAGTTGATGAAAGTGGCTTTGAAGTGGCTAAAAACAATGGTGTTTGGCTTTGTGAAAGAGGAAGCACTTTTGGCTATGGAAATTTGGTTGTAGATATGAGAAGCTTGCCGATAATGAGAGAATTTGCCCCAGTAATTTTTGATGCAACTCATAGTGTGCAAATGCCTGGAGGACTTGATGGAAAAAGTGGTGGTGATGCTAGATTTGTCCCATATCTTGCAAGAGCTGCGGCGGCTGTTGGCGTGGATGGATTTTTTTATGAAACACATTTAAATCCTTGCGAAGCACTTTGTGATGGACCTAATATGCTAAATTTAAAAGAACTTGAAAAAGTTGTCGAGCAAACTTTAAAAATTAGAGAAATTTTAAGTGAAAAATAA
- the nusB gene encoding transcription antitermination factor NusB encodes MATRHQVRQAVVSLLYARDINGENDEFKDEFLESKKIRNKQKIFTEELINGILSNLNTLDDALNEHLNEYKMNEIGEVERAILRLGAYEIKFSDIDKAVAINEAIELAKEMGSDTSPKFVNGVLDKVDK; translated from the coding sequence ATGGCTACAAGACACCAAGTAAGACAAGCTGTTGTATCGCTTCTTTATGCAAGAGATATAAACGGCGAAAATGATGAGTTTAAAGATGAGTTTTTAGAGAGTAAAAAGATAAGAAATAAACAAAAAATTTTTACTGAAGAATTGATAAATGGAATTTTGTCAAATTTAAATACTCTTGATGATGCTTTAAATGAGCATTTGAATGAGTATAAAATGAATGAAATAGGCGAAGTTGAAAGAGCTATTTTAAGGCTTGGAGCTTATGAGATTAAATTTAGTGATATTGATAAAGCAGTTGCTATAAATGAAGCGATTGAGCTTGCAAAAGAGATGGGAAGTGATACCTCACCAAAATTTGTAAATGGAGTTTTGGATAAAGTAGATAAATGA
- a CDS encoding DUF3108 domain-containing protein, producing the protein MRVLAFIFIFASFVFSGEISATYDVKFGIFGKVGEAKTKLIKYENNATYEIYMDAKTTGLANSLSGDRREYFYSYGTIYKDYLIPKFYTQETRRNKKGRQIISKKNYKFDEISKKIKFVRYKGDDKSLEKTDESILDYYSQNDLLTLFFNFSKIKTTHLHFALAVAGAKDKDGLIEIKIPQDKEKSRLQKELDTKYQPYIVFINQKIFSSKRGELHLALDENGYATKAILKDVILFGDIVGELKELNFR; encoded by the coding sequence ATGAGAGTTTTAGCCTTTATTTTTATTTTTGCTAGTTTTGTTTTTAGTGGTGAGATATCGGCTACTTATGATGTTAAATTTGGAATATTTGGCAAAGTAGGAGAGGCAAAAACAAAACTTATAAAATATGAAAACAACGCCACTTATGAAATTTATATGGACGCTAAAACCACCGGGCTTGCAAATAGTTTAAGTGGTGATAGAAGAGAGTATTTTTATAGCTATGGAACTATTTATAAGGACTATTTAATTCCTAAATTTTATACACAAGAAACTAGGCGAAATAAAAAGGGTAGGCAAATAATAAGCAAGAAAAATTATAAATTTGATGAGATTAGTAAAAAGATCAAATTTGTAAGGTATAAAGGCGATGATAAGAGCCTAGAAAAAACAGATGAAAGTATTTTGGATTACTACTCGCAAAATGATTTGCTGACTTTGTTTTTTAATTTTTCAAAAATAAAAACTACTCATTTGCACTTTGCCTTAGCTGTAGCTGGAGCAAAAGACAAAGATGGATTAATTGAGATTAAAATTCCACAAGACAAGGAAAAATCACGCCTTCAAAAAGAGCTAGATACTAAATATCAACCTTATATTGTTTTTATAAATCAAAAGATTTTTTCATCAAAAAGAGGTGAGCTTCATCTTGCTTTGGATGAAAATGGGTATGCGACAAAAGCCATTTTAAAAGATGTTATTTTATTTGGTGATATCGTAGGAGAGTTAAAAGAGTTAAATTTTAGATGA
- the ribH gene encoding 6,7-dimethyl-8-ribityllumazine synthase, with amino-acid sequence MKIIEGKLSIDGSKKVAIISSRFNHIITDRLVEGAKDAFLRHGGKDENLSLILVPGAFEIPFALQKVLESKKFDAVCCVGAVIRGSTPHFDYVSAETTKGIANVTLKYNMPVAFGVLTTDTIEQAIERAGSKAGNKGFEAMSGLIELLSLYENLGE; translated from the coding sequence ATGAAAATCATAGAGGGAAAACTCAGCATTGATGGTAGTAAAAAAGTTGCAATCATTAGCTCAAGATTTAATCATATTATAACCGATAGATTGGTTGAGGGAGCAAAAGATGCCTTTTTAAGACATGGTGGAAAAGATGAAAATTTAAGCCTTATTTTGGTTCCAGGAGCTTTTGAGATACCATTTGCATTGCAAAAAGTATTAGAAAGTAAAAAATTTGACGCAGTTTGTTGTGTTGGAGCGGTAATTAGGGGTTCTACTCCTCATTTTGATTATGTAAGTGCAGAAACTACAAAAGGCATTGCAAATGTTACTTTAAAATATAATATGCCTGTAGCCTTTGGAGTGCTTACAACAGACACGATAGAACAAGCCATTGAAAGAGCTGGAAGCAAAGCTGGAAATAAAGGCTTTGAAGCTATGAGTGGACTAATAGAGCTTCTTAGTTTGTATGAAAATTTAGGAGAGTAA
- a CDS encoding DMT family transporter, giving the protein MKNKGLFFVIIGALFECAWVYGLKFAHTNLHYILTIFVVFASTFFFIQSFKHLPTSLAYILYVGLGTLFVVVAEIIATQNFDIIRTLCIITLLIGIFGLNKENSKENKNA; this is encoded by the coding sequence GTGAAAAATAAAGGATTATTTTTTGTCATTATAGGTGCTTTATTTGAGTGTGCATGGGTTTATGGTCTTAAATTTGCACATACAAATTTGCATTATATTTTAACTATTTTTGTTGTTTTTGCAAGTACATTTTTCTTCATCCAGTCATTTAAACATCTTCCTACAAGTCTTGCATATATTCTTTATGTGGGGCTTGGAACACTTTTTGTTGTTGTGGCTGAGATAATTGCGACACAAAATTTTGATATTATTAGAACTCTTTGTATAATTACGCTTTTAATCGGCATTTTTGGCTTAAATAAAGAAAATAGCAAGGAAAATAAAAATGCATAG
- a CDS encoding tyrosine-type recombinase/integrase: protein MKFSYYSDLYLKLGKDYWKNSTFEKNKGIVKNRLSFFKDMPIKDIKPSLIKLWLNNIDDVSNKSKKHYLNSLSLIFQLALEDEEINKNPIIFIKKLHHKTPRIEPFSNDEVIKILRYSTKFNDKYQLFLKIGFYTGMRTGEILSLKFNEVDLKNKVIYINSTRSRFGENSPKTIYSIRTIPIINLLYDSLKSYMQNYQNNIYLLQTQYDEPYRDTQVFTKRFWKPTLKALNIDYRRLYNMRHTYATNMLYQNIVTPVELAKLLGHSNPKMIYDVYVNYLNSNLKDFNREIQIY, encoded by the coding sequence ATGAAATTTAGTTACTATTCTGATTTATATTTAAAATTAGGTAAAGATTATTGGAAGAATTCTACTTTTGAAAAAAATAAAGGTATTGTTAAAAATAGATTATCTTTTTTTAAAGATATGCCTATTAAAGATATTAAACCTAGTTTAATTAAACTTTGGCTTAATAATATTGATGATGTAAGTAATAAGAGTAAAAAGCATTATTTAAATTCTTTATCTTTAATTTTTCAACTTGCCCTGGAAGATGAAGAAATTAATAAAAATCCTATAATTTTTATTAAAAAACTTCATCATAAAACACCAAGAATAGAACCTTTTTCAAATGATGAAGTAATTAAAATTTTAAGATATTCAACTAAATTTAACGATAAATATCAATTATTTTTAAAAATAGGTTTTTATACTGGTATGCGAACAGGTGAGATATTGTCTTTAAAATTTAATGAAGTTGATTTAAAAAATAAAGTTATTTATATTAATTCAACTAGATCAAGATTTGGCGAAAATTCACCTAAAACAATTTATTCTATTAGAACAATACCAATTATAAATTTACTTTATGATAGTTTAAAATCTTATATGCAAAATTATCAAAATAATATTTATCTTTTACAAACTCAATATGATGAACCTTATAGAGATACACAGGTATTTACTAAAAGATTTTGGAAACCTACTTTAAAAGCTCTTAATATAGATTATCGTAGACTTTATAATATGCGTCATACTTATGCTACAAATATGCTTTATCAAAATATTGTTACACCTGTTGAACTTGCTAAGTTACTAGGTCATTCAAATCCTAAAATGATTTATGATGTTTATGTAAATTATCTTAATTCAAACTTAAAAGATTTTAATAGAGAAATTCAAATTTACTAA